Within Rhipicephalus microplus isolate Deutch F79 chromosome 9, USDA_Rmic, whole genome shotgun sequence, the genomic segment GAACACCAGAAAACGAGTTGTAAGCAACGTACTTTAAACCTTGAGAATTGTctgaaacaaaacagaaaaaaagcaatagaAATATTTGTGCTATAATGTGCTCAATGTTTCTCACGGTGTGCTCTCAATCAGCGCAAAAGTAAAGTGATACAATATCTTTAATTATACTCAATACTTGCTTACAGGAAATTTTCAAACAGGAAACAATTGGGTATGAGAGTTAACAGACAGTACCTCAGTAACTTGTCAATCGTTGATTacattgcattgatgagtaactcaggggaaaaTTCGCTACTCTTAATCACGGAATCGAACAAGAAACGCAGAATAGTCGGTCTGAAAATTTATTTGCATAAAATTAAAGTTCAGCAGTCTCGGGAGTGAACAGCATTATGCGAGAGATAATGAGGCattggaagttgtaaagaaatacgTTTGCTAGGGGCAGGTATACTTGTTGCAGATTTCAACCATGATACTCAAGTAATTAATAAAGTAAGAATGGGACGGAGCACAGGTAGAAGGTATTTTGAGGTTATTGATATCATTTTATATTGTTCATGCAAAAATATATATGCAGAATTGCGAGAATGGGTCAACTTAAATTGAGGGAAACGTAATGAGCTATGCAAATAAAAATGATAGTGTAATTTTAAAGTGGCGCTGCAAATACTTTTTCAAACTTTTTGATGGAACCATCGGATGCCTTCACTACACGAGATAAGTGCCTCACGAATGTACCATCGAACAAAAAAAGGTTTTAAAATCCGTCAAGAGCGAGTTGATTATTAGGTTTTTCACCCGCTGTATTcgctttctctgtttttttctcGTCGTGGTCAGCACGCGGCAGCTAAGCAAGGACGAAAGTGCACGGGGGAATGAATCAACGTCACGCGTGCGTCTGTAGCACATTTTATTTCTTGTAAATAttacaattcaaccatcaaatttgtcttgttgcatctttcttttatgACTCACAAATGGATTAATTTCAATCTGTTATTAAacaagaaattcatgaaaactatccggttcttggccaatcccccagcgtgggtatgcgccacatcgtcaaggatcttgacttgacttgacttatTTCTTGGAACGAGTGGTTTATATTCGGTGTGATCGCAAGCCCACACGTGGACACGTGGCGGTTTCCTGTGGCTGCCTTAGAAACTTAATGTAGCCACGatcatggcctccgagacggCTAGCCGTTGGACTTGCCTGTGCGCAATCACAGAAGCCATGGCACGATGCTCAAACCAGCTAATTGCCATGAATTTTGTTATGTGGCATCAGTTGTCCAAATAAGAGAGAAATAATCTCTTCGCTTACTGTAGGAAATAATTATAAATGCCCAGCCGCGGTATGTGCTATAATGTTCTACCTCACGTGTTCTCAGGAGGCCCTACTAGCATAGggagtgttttctgaccatgctaaaaTTTTGTTTGTATGGTCACTTTGAGGGACAGGAGAGTGGATTGAGTGGGGAAACAGATGCGTGGTAGTGACATCTCTGCCCAAAAAGAACAAGAATAAAAAATGGACATGAGCAGGCCATGAAGCGTGAAGGCATGGTGACCGATAGTCATTAAGAGTAACACACGCAGAAGCAACCCACAAAACAAGAGTAATACGCTCAAGAGAAACAAAACGCGGGGAGGGGGGTGAGGCAAAACGTTACAAAGacatatgagattaagaagtttttgATGACGTGGCCACAGCAACCACAAGAGCGGTTTGATTGAAAAAAATGCGCGAGTAATTCACCCTtcgttttgggtttatatatacaCCAAGGGTAATTCCTCATCTGCGGGTTTATTCTGGCCTAGTCAAGTTGAACAACAAAAACAGTTTTGATGCTACGCTTTGACCGGAGGCTATCCTGTGACAAGCTTTGAAATGTAGCCCGAATTTAACCGCACAAACACTGCAGCCCTATGACTGGTTGTTTCTGAGAACTAGTGTGACAGTTTAGAAGGGGTTTTCTGACAGCTCGTGTGACCCATAAATTAACCGCATCCGGCTGACGCTCGTAGACCTCTATATCCAGTGTTAACGTTTTCAGCGTGTGCTGTAGATCGGCGAGCGAAAGAAagagaagcacacacacacatcatgTACATACGTACGCCACACACaacgcacacacactcgcacaaacatgcacacatacCATGCATACACAAGCTCACACGGGCACGCAgaggcgcgcacacacacacgcacgcaaagcCAACGGAAACCAGTTGTGCGCGTGGCAGGGCAACATCTGTGCAAAGCACGTCGCGTTGCTTAACGGTGGCTTACTCACCGTCGACTGTACCTCCGCCGTCAAAGCAGAGACGGCTGTTGTTGTTcgttcttttccttttctccCACTGGCGACCGGTCAAGTAAGCGGCGCCTTCAAGGTCGTGCGAATGTAACGTTGCCGCTCTCTTGGTTGCCGTTGCGATATGTGAGCGAGTGAAAAACGTCTAGTCCCTGCGAAAACATCAGGGCGCACCAACGACCAGTCGGCAGTACCGTGCGTCGCGTCTTTCGGTACGGGTGTGCTTCGGTGACGTGATATTAGTGGTGTCAGTGATAAAACTAACGTACTGAGGGGTGCCAGTGGTAAACCCAACGTAGTGGGGGGGTTCGTGCTCTGTGGTTTGTGGTGACTTATGAGAAGTCTGTGGAGCAGCTGAGTCACAAGCATAGCTGTGGCTTTTCTTGGGCGTTCCAGGACTCATTGTGCACTTTCGCGTCTCTGGAAACAAAGACTTTTGATAACTCTGGCTAGGAGGGCGTCTGTTTTGTGATATTGCTGATGTTAGAGGCAAGCTCCACGTAGTAACTCTTTATGGTGATAGCGGAGAAATCTCTGAAGCTGCTGAGTTTTAAAGGTTGCTGTGACGTCCTTGTGGCCCTCTAGGACACGCTGTTGCTTTCGTTTACCAGCAAACAAAGGCTTGTTTTGACTCTGACTGAGTGTGCTTTTGCGTTGTGATAGCGTTGGTGTTAGTAAGAAGGCAAACGTCCTGACAGTTTGTGGTGATTGCCGAGAACCCGTCAAGTGGCTGAATCGGAAAGATAGTTGTGACTTCTCTCTGCTTGTTTAGAGATCCCAGATAACTAGTCTAACTGGAAACAAAACCTTGTAGGGACTCTGCCTGTGAACTGCGACTTCATCTGCTCAAGAATGTCCGTCGGAGAATTTGCAACAGTCGTCGCCCTGTTGGTAGGCCTGACAGCACTGCGGGGTGCGTCCGCTGTGGGGTCTTGCACACCCTCACCTCAAGCGACTGACGTCGCCGACCGTGCGTCGTGTCCGTTCAAGGTGTCCGCGGACGTGGACCCTTCTAGGATCCCTTCGGAGCTACCAGTGACCAAGTGCAACTGCCCGGACAGTCTGTGTAGTGACAAGGGTGACTACCGCTGTCAAGAGGTGAAGAGCACCTTTCGCGTTGCGTACCGAGGGGCATCGTCCGAGTTGACCTACAAGACGCTGGAACTGACCACTTCCTGCGTGTGCGTTGCCAGCAGGTCGGCCGGAGCAGTGTGGGGTGGCCAGAGAACCACAGGTGGTGATCCCAATAAGCCTGCGAAGTTCTAGTAACGTTCGTTTGTCTCGGGAAAACTTTGTGGTATTGAAGTCTGCATGACCGATAAGTCAGCTTATGATAAGTTGATATGTCAGTTGATCAGTCAGTTTATGACAGATTGTCCGAATGTATGACCCGGTAATTTTTTAATGTGACGGATAGTTTACGCTGGTAATCATCACAAGAGGGGCTGTCAAATGCGGCTACGCTAAGCTTGTTGAGGTTGCTCCATAGTTGACATGGGCTCATCAAGTTACCATGTGTCTCAAGACAATTTGTAAAACTGTCTTGAATACAGTCAGAAGGAAATAATGACACTGCATTTCAATTGAAGCAATGCCGACAACATGTGGCCGGACGAAGTCATTTTTTGTGTATTTACCTGGTTCTTTTGGTTTATGCCAGCCCTGGTGATTTCCCTTTTTTTGTTTATCAATTTGTATTCTTATCACATCTGTTGAAACTAAACAACTCTCAGTGGCGTACTTCGTAGAGCATTGCTGTGGCACTTGCTATTGATTCCGTAAGCATACGCTGGCATGACTGAAGCCAGAGCACTTCAATGGTGTACAACGCGAGCAACCTTGAATGGCATCGAACGAGTTACCAGTGGTGTCAAAAATTCGCTATGCTGACCAATGCCATGTTTTGTCACAACTAAGCATGATTCCTTTGTGGTGGGCTTTATCTAATCTGCAGTCAAAGAGGTCAGAGTGTTTTCTGTAGTGCGAGCTACTATTTTCTTGTAACAAACAGCCATATATATCTTAGTAATTGCGTTAACTCTTGCAGTGAGTATGTATATGTGACTGATTGTATAGATGTTTTTCTTGTTTGAGAAAATTAACTTCAGTTACCGTCCTTGGCTAATTGACATGATGAGACAACCATCGCATGTTGAGCCAAAAGCGTACAGTAAGGTGTCTAGGATTTCGAAGAATAAGCGGATAGCCTTCAAGCAACCACACTGCAGCTTATCCCAAATGTATTGCTACGTAGATGTTGTTTTCTAAGTTTCTGTGCGCAATGCTCACTGTAAAAATTGTATGCGTGGTATTATTTTCCCTTTGGGCTTGCATGTACATTTATGCGCATTAGTGTGCATTGGTAAATAGTCAGAACACTAGcacaaggaaggggggggggggggaagggcagCTGAATTGAAAAGAATGTCATCGATTTAGACAGGACCACTGTTTCGACGCTCATTGGAAAAAATTATTATTTGAAACGCCCAACAAGGAATAAGATCATTATATGATTTGTAACACTAATTTAAGTCCGTCATAAATCATGTAAAggggtaaaaataaaaaaagagaaagaatggcAGCTTGTGGTGGGAAATTCATTGTGTGCGGGGTTGTGTACTGGAACCGATGTTTCGACAGGTGGACTTGTTTATTTTTAGGCTTCTATTGTGGCAGAATTGAAAATGACAATTACATTTCTCGATATGTCGGCTCTATCACACACGACTCGTTTGCGAGTTTACTATTAATGAGCGGTAATTGTCGCTCAAAGTAACGTTTCGACAAGGCAACCCTTCTACCTGTTGGCTGCAGGGACATACTATGTTAAAGGAATTCCAGTCTCTTCAGGCTatcactttcttcttttttgcagACATCCATGTTAGTTTAAACATGGTGCCCAAGTAGGTAGCTGTATGACTGTAATTGTCCGCGATGACATAAAAAAATTGGTGAAACGAATTGGTGTATTGATTATTAGTAGCTTTTAAACCAATATAACATTCTTATACAGGCACGTGGCTCCTTGGACTATGAAAATTGTGTTGTAATTCAGATAGCGCGAGTGTTTACGTGAAATTAAACGTTTGAGTGAGAACCAATATTATTTGTTTAGTTCAATGCATTACCCGCCATTATGTGTATCAGTTTCGAAAACGAAGCGAACTTGTTCAACAAACTATGCCGCAAATTTTCTTTCTATGGTTGGTGATTTTcatgatgtgtttagaaaaactggtTAACAATTTTGTACTAAAGGAGAGCATGGAGACGCTCCTTGGGCTTCATACTTGAGGATGCCTTATGTACAAAAATAATGGCGTCAGCCAAGAGGACAACAGAGTTTAGCTCACATGCTGTACGAATTTTGCAGATGGACAATGCAGAAGAGTGATGATATTTCTGTTGTATTACACAATCTTTTGCTTATGTGCGAGCACTGGCAACATCATAACATGAACGACGTTATCAAACTGGGGACCTCACAGTCGCAACACTGCATCCAACAGGGACGTTGGTCAACGTGCTGGTGTGTTTACTCACAAATCAATTTCATTAGTATTTGAAGTTGTTTTTAAACCGCCATCGCCTTAATCTGCTGGTCTTATATCTGCAGGCTAGCATTAAGTGTTCCTCTCTTCCCTCGGCTGTCCTTGGCAATCAGACATTTATCGGTGCCATCTTGAACCTTCATGAACGCAAGCCTGGATACCAGCGGTCGTCAACGGATTCCACAGAAATCATTCCTCTACCAGTGACGCGTAACCATGGAGTGATTTGAGAAGCCCTTCTGCAAGTGTCTCTGAGTCTCTCAGCCCACGTTTTCATCCAACCTTCATGACAGATGAAGTTCAACATGGTTGAAAGATGAGCTTGTTGATCATTGTCCATTATACCGTACAGCTGAAGGAGTGCCCCTTGACGGAGGCAAAAAATGAACAAGAAATACACCAGGGCCCCGTTATTGTGCTAGTCAATTTGCAGTACTTCACGTATGCTTTACGATGACGTAAATTGATTGCATGTTTATCTGGAAATTCAATACATAGACAGGTGGCATGCGCAGACAAGCAGCACCTCTATTCTGTTCTTGTTCTTCTGTGGTCGCGTTTTTGGATGCTAAGTCTATAATTACTACGGGACGTGCAGATAGATCACCAGCAAGTAATGCTGCCTTGACGTATTTGCAGCTGTATCTAATCCGTTTAGTGTGCAGCGGCAGTGGTCGCTGAATATTTAACAGGATAGGCCAAATACATGCAAAGTGCAAGTATTGTACTTCATTCTTGTTAAACATATAGCGAAGTTTAGTGTCGTAAGACTACCTACAGTTCTTGTCAGGTTGTCACTTCTTCATCTAAAGAATTGGCTTGAACGAAAATTCCAAGTGCCAGGTAGATTTATTCAAGGGCAGAGCTGGCTCAATACAGCCTAATATAAAGGATTGCAGAATAAAACTATTCACAAGGTGCCACAGGTGTCTCAAGGCAATGTTTAAAATTCTACTGACTCACCATATGAAGACGCGACAAAATGCATGTTGTCTAACTACTGCATGGAGTCCCACCATGGTGTTCCACCATGTACTCCACGTCTTGACGCTGTTTACTGaaggagcaaaaacctggaggcttacgaagAGATTTATGCTTAATGCCAGCACGAAGCAGCGACAAATGGAAACAAAATGATGGGTCTAACCTCAAAAGACAGCAGGAAAGCACAATGGGTCAGAAAGCAAACGGCTCTGAAGGATATGTTATTCGAAACGAAATCAAGAAGAGGTGATGGAGATGAGCATGGCACGTAGCACTTAGGCAAGgtaaccgctgatcattaagggcAATGGCTGTATTCCACGAGAAAGCCAGCGCGCGAGGTGTAGGCAGAAAGTTGGGTGCACAGATGAGAGCAAGTTTGTAGGTATAACGCGGCATTAGCAATCGCAAGACAGCGTTGATTGGCCGAACACTGGACAGGTGTTAGTCCTACTCAGGCTGCTGAGGTGGTTAAGATGATCATGTCACACTCTTTTCA encodes:
- the LOC119163687 gene encoding uncharacterized protein LOC119163687; translation: MSVGEFATVVALLVGLTALRGASAVGSCTPSPQATDVADRASCPFKVSADVDPSRIPSELPVTKCNCPDSLCSDKGDYRCQEVKSTFRVAYRGASSELTYKTLELTTSCVCVASRSAGAVWGGQRTTG